From one Rhineura floridana isolate rRhiFlo1 chromosome 4, rRhiFlo1.hap2, whole genome shotgun sequence genomic stretch:
- the EPCAM gene encoding epithelial cell adhesion molecule — protein MELPRGTVLLLLAVLALAATVQSSCLCANNKRTQNCVSVDNTCKCTSFGSNVTVDCGTLSSKCLLMKAEVYGTRIGRSNKPKSAFLDNDGIYDPECDDKGNFKAKQCNGTDTCWCVNTAGVRRTEKGDKNMTCDEVVRTSWIMIEMKHLERDTDLDKDSVERTFIDELSQRYKLNRTHISVTYEKPSIVIDLKQNATQKSVSDVDIADVAYYFEKDVKGDSVIVGPKLYLHVSGQPLQLDGVLIYYIDEKAPTFSMKRLTAGVIAVIVVVVLAIVAGILVLVFTRRKRGKYEKAEVKEMNEMHRELNS, from the exons ATGGAGCTGCCCCGTGGGACTGTCTTGCTGCTACTGGCGGTGCTGGCGCTCGCTGCCACTGTACAATCAA GTTGCTTATGTGCGAACAACAAACGGACACAAAACTGTGTTTCAGTTGACAATACATGCAAATGTACAAGTTTTGGGTCAAATGTCACAGTGGACTGTGGGACAT TGTCTTCAAAATGCCTACTGATGAAAGCTGAAGTGTATGGCACAAGGATCGGCAGAAGCAACAAGCCAAAATCTGCTTTTTTAGACAATGATGGCATTTATGATCCAGAATGTGATGACAAAGGTAACTTTAAAGCTAAGCAGTGCAATGGGACAGATACTTGCTGGTGTGTGAACACTGCTGGAGTACGAAGAACAGAAAAGGGGGATAAAAACATGACCTGCGATGAAGTAGTAAGGACAAG ctggATTATGATTGAAATGAAGCACCTTGAGAGGGACACTGATTTGGACAAAGACTCCGTTGAGAG GACTTTCATAGATGAACTTTCTCAACGTTACAAACTGAATCGAACGCACATAAGTGTTACG TATGAAAAGCCTTCCATTGTTATTGATCTGAAACAAAATGCTACACAGAAATCTGTCAGTGATGTGGATATAGCTGATGTGGCGTACTACTTTGAAAAAGAT GTCAAAGGGGACTCTGTGATTGTAGGCCCGAAACTTTATTTACACGTTTCAGGACAACCTCTTCAACTTGATGGTGTTCTAATATACTATATTGATGAGAAGGcaccaacattttcaatgaaACGTTTGACTGCTGGAGTTATTGCTGTAATTGTGGTTGTAGTACTGGCAATAGTTGCTGGTATTCTTGTACTG